A window of the Proteus terrae subsp. cibarius genome harbors these coding sequences:
- the fkpA gene encoding FKBP-type peptidyl-prolyl cis-trans isomerase has product MKSLLKTTLLATSLAFAFSAPHAFAEEATAKVPTLNSAFKTQNEQNAYALGASMGRYMEAALQEQKNIGITLDSKQLLAGVQDAFNSKSKLSDAEIELTLAAFEDQVRTAATAKMEKEATENKAAGDKFRTEFAAEKGVVKTKSGLLYLVENPGKGKTPTDADRVTVNYKGMLIDGKQFDSSYDRNEPLTISLKSVIPGWTEGMKYIKEGGKIKLVIPPELGYGQRATSGIPANSTLVFEVELLSVESDK; this is encoded by the coding sequence ATGAAATCTTTATTAAAAACGACGTTGCTGGCAACCAGTTTAGCTTTCGCATTCAGTGCACCTCATGCATTCGCTGAAGAAGCTACAGCTAAAGTGCCAACATTAAATAGCGCATTTAAAACTCAAAATGAGCAAAATGCCTATGCGTTAGGCGCGTCGATGGGTCGCTATATGGAAGCTGCATTACAAGAACAAAAAAATATTGGTATTACTTTAGATTCCAAACAACTGTTAGCAGGCGTTCAGGATGCATTTAATAGTAAATCAAAATTATCAGACGCTGAAATTGAATTAACATTAGCGGCTTTTGAAGACCAAGTCCGTACTGCTGCAACAGCAAAAATGGAAAAAGAAGCGACAGAAAACAAAGCTGCGGGTGATAAATTCCGTACAGAGTTTGCCGCTGAGAAAGGTGTAGTAAAAACTAAATCAGGCTTACTGTATTTAGTTGAAAACCCAGGTAAAGGCAAAACACCAACAGATGCTGATCGTGTTACTGTAAACTACAAAGGCATGCTGATTGATGGTAAACAATTTGATAGCTCTTATGATCGTAACGAACCTCTGACAATCAGCCTGAAAAGCGTTATTCCTGGCTGGACTGAAGGTATGAAGTACATCAAAGAAGGCGGTAAAATCAAGTTAGTTATTCCACCAGAATTAGGCTACGGACAACGTGCAACAAGTGGTATTCCTGCTAACTCAACATTAGTATTTGAAGTTGAATTACTGAGTGTTGAAAGCGATAAGTAA
- a CDS encoding SlyX family protein, translating into MDIKEVERLLIQLESKVAFQDATIEELNQVVTQQQIEISRFKEALKIVSERLKNSQTSILARPEDETPPPHY; encoded by the coding sequence ATGGATATTAAGGAAGTAGAGCGATTGCTCATTCAATTAGAAAGCAAAGTTGCTTTCCAAGATGCGACTATTGAAGAATTAAATCAGGTGGTCACACAGCAACAAATCGAAATTAGCCGCTTTAAAGAAGCCTTAAAAATTGTTTCAGAGCGCCTAAAAAACTCTCAAACCTCAATACTTGCTAGACCTGAGGACGAAACACCTCCACCTCACTACTAA
- the slyD gene encoding peptidylprolyl isomerase — translation MKVANDLVVSLAYQVRSEDGVLVDESTVSAPLDYLHGRGSLISGLENALTGREVGEKFDVEVASDDAYGQYDENLVQRVPKDVFVGVDELEVGMRFLADTDQGPVPVEITGIEGDEVIVDGNHMLAGQNLKFHVEIVAIREATEEELAHGHVHGEEEEHECCGGHGHGEEGGCCGGGHGHGHSHGEEGGCCGGGGHGHGGHGHGNGGCGCQH, via the coding sequence ATGAAAGTAGCAAACGACTTGGTAGTTAGTCTGGCTTATCAAGTAAGATCAGAAGACGGTGTTTTAGTTGATGAGTCCACGGTGAGCGCACCGTTAGACTATCTGCATGGCCGTGGTTCTTTAATCAGTGGTTTAGAAAATGCGTTAACAGGTCGCGAAGTCGGTGAAAAATTCGACGTAGAAGTGGCTTCTGACGATGCATATGGTCAATACGACGAAAACTTAGTTCAACGTGTACCGAAAGATGTTTTTGTTGGTGTTGATGAGTTAGAAGTTGGTATGCGTTTTCTTGCTGATACCGATCAAGGTCCAGTACCAGTAGAAATTACAGGTATTGAAGGTGACGAAGTTATCGTTGATGGTAACCACATGTTAGCAGGTCAAAACCTGAAGTTTCATGTTGAAATCGTTGCAATTCGTGAAGCGACTGAAGAAGAATTAGCTCACGGTCACGTACACGGTGAAGAAGAAGAGCACGAATGTTGCGGTGGCCACGGTCACGGTGAAGAAGGCGGATGCTGTGGCGGTGGCCACGGTCACGGTCATTCACACGGTGAAGAAGGTGGATGCTGCGGTGGCGGCGGTCATGGCCACGGTGGTCACGGCCACGGTAATGGCGGTTGTGGTTGCCAGCACTAA
- a CDS encoding YheV family putative zinc ribbon protein encodes MSATRKRFIAGAVCPHCQAQDTLKMWREDKVDIVECAKCGHQQRQTEGEVNSLVRENEQVIGIFTPQ; translated from the coding sequence ATGTCTGCAACCCGTAAACGCTTTATCGCAGGAGCTGTGTGTCCACACTGTCAAGCTCAAGATACACTCAAAATGTGGCGTGAAGATAAAGTGGATATTGTGGAATGTGCGAAATGTGGCCATCAACAACGGCAAACAGAGGGTGAAGTTAATTCCCTTGTTCGTGAAAATGAGCAGGTCATTGGGATCTTTACACCACAATAA
- the kefB gene encoding glutathione-regulated potassium-efflux system protein KefB gives MEDNWMIKAVLFFLCAAVIMVPIAQRLKIGAVLGYLIAGIAIGPWGLGLFKDVDNILHFAELGVVFLMFLIGLELNPAKLWELRRAIFGVGSMQVVLTASIFSGLILVFTSFSWQAAVIGGLGIAMSSTAMALQLMNEKGMNHNEGGQLGFAVLLFQDMAVIPILAVIPLLAGETASSDWYRIGVKVAAFAGLLICGRYLLRPLLRLVVKSGVREVFTAAALLVVLGAAIFMETLGFSMAMGTFIAGVLLADSEYRHELEISIEPFKGLLLGLFFISVGMSLDIGILWRYLPQVLLGVLVLVIVKALILYSIAWLARLRFSTRLQFSAVLSQGGEFAFVVFSTSMAMGVLDSQQMALLLVVVTLSMMTTPLVMQMTDAVFARRYNEAKTDEQPFVENNHPEVILVGFGRMGQVVGRLLMANKINVTVLEHDVGSISTMRKYGYKVYYGDATDLNLLRAAGAEHAKTIVITCNEPEATMEIVHLCQHHFPNLHIIARARGRVEAHELLKAGVTDFSRETFSSALELGRKTLIELGMHPHQAYRAQQHFRRLDINLLRKLVDESPEEVSNVSRVKEARRELEELFSEEIRQEHHQPDIWDESLTEDIPQIHKEKKSIDK, from the coding sequence ATGGAAGATAATTGGATGATTAAAGCTGTGCTCTTTTTCTTGTGTGCTGCCGTGATTATGGTGCCGATTGCACAACGCCTTAAAATTGGTGCAGTACTCGGTTATTTGATTGCGGGTATTGCTATTGGTCCTTGGGGATTAGGGCTGTTTAAAGATGTTGATAACATCTTACATTTTGCTGAATTAGGTGTGGTTTTTTTAATGTTCCTTATTGGTTTGGAATTAAATCCAGCCAAGTTATGGGAATTAAGGCGAGCCATTTTTGGTGTTGGTTCAATGCAGGTGGTATTAACTGCATCTATTTTTTCAGGGCTCATTCTCGTTTTTACTTCTTTTTCATGGCAGGCGGCTGTTATTGGAGGCTTAGGTATTGCGATGTCTTCCACGGCAATGGCGTTGCAACTTATGAACGAAAAAGGAATGAACCATAATGAAGGCGGGCAATTAGGTTTTGCTGTTTTACTTTTCCAAGATATGGCCGTTATTCCTATCCTTGCCGTTATTCCTTTGTTGGCTGGAGAAACGGCAAGTAGTGATTGGTATCGCATTGGTGTGAAAGTGGCTGCTTTTGCTGGATTGCTGATTTGTGGTCGTTATTTATTACGTCCACTTTTGCGCTTAGTGGTGAAATCGGGAGTAAGGGAAGTTTTTACTGCCGCTGCGCTGCTTGTTGTATTAGGTGCCGCTATTTTTATGGAAACTCTTGGCTTTTCAATGGCAATGGGAACCTTTATTGCGGGCGTGTTATTGGCAGATTCAGAGTATCGACATGAATTAGAGATCTCCATCGAGCCTTTTAAAGGCTTACTTTTAGGACTCTTTTTTATCTCTGTCGGTATGTCTTTAGATATCGGTATTTTATGGCGTTATCTCCCACAAGTATTATTGGGCGTCTTAGTTCTGGTGATTGTAAAAGCATTGATACTTTATAGTATTGCGTGGTTAGCCAGATTACGTTTTTCCACACGATTACAATTCTCAGCTGTGTTAAGCCAAGGCGGGGAATTTGCGTTTGTTGTTTTCTCGACATCGATGGCAATGGGCGTATTAGATAGTCAGCAAATGGCGTTATTGTTGGTTGTTGTCACGCTTTCTATGATGACAACGCCTCTTGTGATGCAAATGACAGACGCTGTGTTTGCTCGTCGCTATAATGAAGCTAAAACGGACGAACAGCCCTTTGTTGAAAATAACCACCCAGAGGTCATTCTTGTCGGATTTGGCCGAATGGGTCAGGTTGTAGGGCGTTTGTTAATGGCGAATAAGATTAACGTCACGGTATTAGAGCATGATGTTGGAAGCATAAGCACCATGCGTAAATATGGCTATAAAGTGTATTATGGTGATGCCACTGATCTCAATTTATTGCGTGCTGCCGGTGCTGAACATGCTAAAACCATTGTTATCACCTGTAATGAACCTGAAGCTACGATGGAAATTGTTCATCTCTGTCAGCATCATTTCCCTAACTTGCATATTATTGCAAGGGCAAGAGGACGTGTTGAAGCTCATGAATTGCTCAAAGCAGGCGTAACAGATTTTAGTCGTGAAACATTTTCTAGTGCCTTAGAGTTAGGTCGTAAGACGTTAATTGAATTAGGAATGCATCCTCATCAAGCTTATCGGGCACAACAGCATTTTCGTCGTCTGGATATCAACTTATTGAGAAAGCTGGTGGATGAATCACCTGAAGAAGTTTCTAACGTTTCACGAGTAAAAGAAGCGAGACGGGAACTTGAGGAGTTATTTAGTGAAGAAATTCGTCAAGAGCACCATCAGCCTGATATTTGGGATGAATCTTTAACAGAAGATATTCCTCAAATACACAAAGAAAAAAAATCTATTGATAAATAG
- the kefG gene encoding glutathione-regulated potassium-efflux system ancillary protein KefG, which produces MSNASNVLLVYVHPEPRQSIANKALLKAVRDLENITIHDLYATYPDFFIDIHHEQSLLCKHQVIVFQFPLQTYSCPALLKEWQDRVLTRPFANKAGRAQLKGKSFRCVITTGEPEQAYQHDGKNHYTLTELLRPFELMAEMCGMRWLSPMIVYSARQQSKTTLTHIGEAYRHWLSAPLEGE; this is translated from the coding sequence ATGTCAAACGCATCAAATGTATTGCTGGTGTATGTTCATCCCGAACCGCGTCAATCAATCGCCAATAAGGCGTTATTAAAAGCGGTGAGGGATTTAGAAAATATAACTATCCATGATTTATATGCTACTTATCCTGATTTTTTTATTGATATACACCATGAACAATCCTTGCTGTGTAAGCACCAAGTGATCGTTTTTCAATTTCCATTGCAAACATATAGTTGCCCTGCATTATTAAAAGAGTGGCAAGACAGAGTGTTAACTCGTCCATTTGCTAACAAAGCAGGTAGAGCACAATTAAAGGGTAAGTCATTTCGTTGTGTTATTACAACGGGAGAGCCTGAGCAGGCTTATCAACATGATGGGAAGAATCACTACACACTGACAGAGTTATTACGTCCTTTTGAATTAATGGCAGAAATGTGTGGTATGCGCTGGTTATCACCAATGATTGTGTATTCAGCAAGACAACAGTCTAAAACAACACTGACTCATATCGGTGAGGCTTATCGTCATTGGTTAAGTGCGCCACTTGAAGGGGAGTAA
- a CDS encoding ABC transporter ATP-binding protein, with protein MIVFSSLQIRRGVRVLLDNASATINPGQKIGLVGKNGCGKTTLLSLLKGELQSEAGNVTYPSTWSMAWVNQETPALDVPAIDYVIDGDREYRQLEQRLQKANEINDGHAIALIHGQLDAINAWTIQSRAATLLNGLGFSQQQLNEPVKSFSGGWRMRLNLAQALICRSDLLLLDEPTNHLDLDAVIWLEKWLKSYTGTLILISHDRDFLDPIVDKILHIEQEKIFEYSGNYSSFEMQRATKLAQQQALFENQQAKIAHLQSFIDRFKAKATKAKQAQSRVKMLERMEKVAPAHSDNPFHFSFRQPESLPNPLLSMEKVSAGYGEKIILNDIKLNLVPGSRIGLLGRNGAGKSTLIKLLAGEIEPLQGKLALSKGIKLGYFAQHQLEFLRSDESALQHLTRLAPKETEQKLRDYLGGFGFHGDKVTDACGQFSGGEKARLVLSLLVWQRPNLLLMDEPTNHLDLDMRQALTQALISFEGAIVVVSHDRHLLRSTTDDLYLVHDGQVEPFDGDLDDYQQWLVDQNRQETQANKSQQDNDNITTTTNLSAQDKKEQKRKEAEFRQQTQPLRKKLTTLESKMDKLSQELSDIETALSDSGIYDTSRKNELSDCLNRQGVAKSALEEVEMEWMELQETLEEMTNTFEAQ; from the coding sequence ATGATTGTTTTTTCTTCTTTGCAAATTCGCCGTGGTGTCAGAGTGTTACTGGACAATGCCAGTGCAACTATTAATCCAGGGCAAAAGATTGGTCTAGTCGGTAAAAATGGCTGTGGCAAAACCACATTACTTTCTTTATTGAAGGGTGAACTTCAATCTGAAGCAGGCAATGTCACCTATCCTAGTACATGGTCAATGGCATGGGTTAACCAAGAAACACCTGCACTTGATGTACCTGCTATTGATTATGTTATTGATGGTGATAGAGAATATCGCCAGTTAGAACAACGATTACAAAAAGCGAACGAAATAAATGATGGTCATGCTATCGCACTGATCCACGGGCAATTAGATGCAATTAATGCATGGACAATACAATCCCGCGCAGCAACCTTACTGAATGGTTTAGGTTTTAGCCAACAGCAGCTTAATGAACCTGTAAAATCATTTTCAGGTGGCTGGAGAATGCGTTTAAACTTAGCGCAAGCGCTGATTTGCCGTTCGGATTTACTGCTACTTGATGAACCAACCAACCACTTAGATTTAGATGCCGTTATTTGGCTAGAAAAATGGCTAAAGAGCTACACAGGCACGCTTATTTTAATTTCCCATGACCGTGATTTTCTTGATCCTATCGTGGATAAAATCTTGCATATCGAGCAAGAAAAAATCTTTGAATACTCAGGCAACTACTCTTCGTTTGAAATGCAACGTGCGACCAAACTCGCACAACAACAAGCTTTGTTTGAAAATCAACAAGCCAAAATTGCACACTTACAGAGTTTTATAGATAGATTTAAAGCGAAAGCGACAAAAGCCAAACAAGCTCAAAGCCGTGTCAAAATGCTTGAGCGAATGGAAAAGGTTGCTCCTGCACATTCAGATAACCCATTCCATTTTAGTTTCCGTCAACCTGAAAGCTTGCCTAATCCTCTTTTATCAATGGAGAAAGTCAGCGCGGGTTATGGTGAAAAAATTATTCTTAATGATATCAAACTTAATTTAGTTCCTGGCTCACGTATTGGATTATTAGGACGCAATGGTGCAGGTAAATCGACACTGATTAAATTACTTGCAGGTGAGATTGAACCGTTACAGGGGAAATTAGCACTGTCTAAAGGTATTAAGCTTGGTTATTTTGCCCAGCATCAATTAGAGTTTTTACGCTCAGATGAATCGGCACTACAACATTTAACTCGTTTAGCACCTAAAGAGACTGAACAAAAATTACGTGATTACTTGGGTGGTTTCGGCTTTCATGGCGACAAAGTCACAGATGCTTGTGGTCAATTCTCTGGGGGTGAAAAGGCGCGTTTGGTCTTATCACTTTTAGTTTGGCAACGTCCTAACTTGCTATTAATGGATGAACCAACAAACCACCTTGATCTAGATATGCGCCAAGCACTGACTCAAGCTTTAATTAGCTTTGAAGGCGCAATTGTTGTCGTATCGCATGATAGGCATTTATTACGCTCCACCACTGACGATCTCTACCTGGTGCACGATGGTCAAGTTGAGCCATTTGATGGTGATCTTGATGATTATCAACAGTGGTTAGTTGATCAAAATCGTCAAGAGACACAGGCAAATAAGAGCCAACAAGATAACGACAATATCACGACAACCACCAATTTAAGCGCTCAAGATAAAAAAGAGCAAAAACGTAAAGAAGCGGAGTTTAGACAACAAACCCAGCCTCTACGCAAGAAACTCACAACATTAGAAAGCAAGATGGATAAATTAAGCCAAGAGCTTAGTGATATCGAAACAGCTCTTTCTGATAGTGGTATTTATGATACTAGCCGTAAAAATGAGCTTTCTGATTGCTTAAACCGACAAGGTGTTGCGAAATCCGCACTAGAAGAAGTGGAAATGGAATGGATGGAGTTACAAGAAACACTGGAAGAAATGACAAACACATTTGAAGCCCAGTAA